One Mycobacteroides abscessus ATCC 19977 genomic window carries:
- a CDS encoding DUF262 domain-containing protein, producing the protein MLYGAASVEAKSMTVGEVMNERFPFAVPRYQRSYAWGDEAVGFFIRDIEAMLDQPAGQTSHFFGGVVCIQLTDNQKTRPTSYEVVDGQQRLATLMLALSCVVEVAEDLIKRCAKKDPQIAASASTLRDEIVENFVTWKESDVAAGISTVRRRMTLSLADDAVFEALVMRKRVPTPAREGHTLLIEAHEALMAMTYRFVGTKGTLKERLDRLLRLRQALLQDAHVIHIVSKERAQAYRLFSVLNHRGESLSDADLLRSRSLEMLEGFLSHQEAAALIWDDLLSNKARDVELFFQAIYPSVTGKRAQGDLFEALEKAFLPSVVPTSTADAERVVARVEWFRDEFLLYAKLVAGDWPYPRQPPGQQRVNSWQIERLRRLTVTLRHDLALPLLLAAARSLSETDFAALAYMLEIFAFRYKIICGAHATKPSNLYYEHAYLMRMATKSKPYTLKTLKQELRQLIADKAGDALFKQLLLEKLRYSNSSQRVNIREFLTVLEEHRAWLAKPASKQGVAAPRPSMTKVIDIDEATIEHIYPQGASTTDKDAALEQKKHWLANLTFFGPKDNSDTGNKPFSVKRTTSYPASEIAMTADLAKLNSWTDVEFDDREKNLLDLAILVFVI; encoded by the coding sequence ATGTTGTATGGAGCGGCCTCGGTTGAGGCCAAGAGCATGACCGTCGGTGAGGTCATGAACGAACGCTTCCCCTTCGCTGTGCCCCGATACCAGCGTTCCTACGCGTGGGGGGACGAGGCAGTCGGCTTCTTCATCCGTGATATCGAGGCGATGCTGGACCAGCCGGCAGGACAGACGAGTCACTTCTTTGGTGGAGTGGTGTGTATCCAGCTCACCGACAACCAAAAGACGCGCCCCACGAGCTACGAGGTGGTCGACGGGCAGCAGCGCTTGGCCACGTTAATGCTCGCGCTGTCCTGCGTTGTTGAGGTCGCCGAGGATCTGATTAAGCGGTGCGCCAAGAAGGATCCCCAGATAGCGGCGAGCGCCAGCACACTTCGCGATGAGATCGTCGAGAACTTCGTTACCTGGAAGGAGTCCGACGTCGCGGCCGGGATTTCCACGGTCCGCCGACGGATGACGCTCTCGCTCGCCGACGACGCTGTCTTCGAGGCTCTTGTCATGCGCAAGCGGGTACCGACGCCAGCGCGAGAGGGCCACACGCTCCTGATCGAGGCGCATGAGGCTTTGATGGCGATGACCTACCGTTTCGTCGGCACAAAGGGAACGCTCAAGGAGCGCCTTGATCGGCTTCTCCGACTGCGGCAGGCACTTCTGCAGGATGCGCACGTGATTCATATCGTATCGAAGGAGCGCGCACAGGCGTACCGACTCTTCTCTGTACTCAACCATCGTGGCGAATCTCTATCTGATGCCGACCTCCTTCGCAGTCGGAGCTTGGAGATGCTTGAAGGATTTCTGTCCCACCAGGAGGCCGCGGCTCTGATCTGGGACGATCTGTTGTCAAATAAGGCACGAGATGTGGAACTGTTCTTCCAAGCCATCTATCCCTCTGTCACCGGCAAGCGCGCCCAGGGTGACCTGTTCGAGGCGCTGGAGAAGGCATTTCTTCCGAGCGTCGTCCCAACCTCTACGGCGGATGCCGAGCGGGTTGTTGCGCGAGTCGAGTGGTTCCGCGACGAATTCCTGCTCTACGCGAAATTAGTCGCCGGAGACTGGCCGTATCCACGACAGCCGCCCGGGCAGCAGCGAGTGAACAGTTGGCAGATAGAGCGGCTGCGGCGACTTACCGTAACGTTGCGGCACGATTTGGCGTTGCCACTGTTGCTGGCAGCAGCGCGGTCGCTGTCGGAGACGGACTTTGCGGCTCTGGCATACATGTTGGAGATCTTCGCTTTTCGTTACAAGATTATCTGCGGTGCGCACGCTACGAAGCCTTCGAATCTGTACTACGAGCACGCCTATCTGATGCGGATGGCGACTAAATCGAAGCCCTATACGCTCAAAACGCTCAAGCAGGAGTTGCGGCAGCTCATCGCCGATAAGGCGGGGGACGCACTCTTTAAGCAATTGTTGTTAGAGAAGTTGCGGTATTCCAACTCCAGTCAGCGGGTCAACATCCGGGAGTTCCTAACTGTTCTAGAGGAACATCGAGCGTGGTTGGCGAAGCCGGCATCCAAGCAGGGTGTGGCCGCACCAAGGCCTTCGATGACCAAGGTCATCGACATTGACGAAGCGACGATCGAGCACATCTATCCACAGGGCGCTTCCACGACCGACAAGGATGCCGCACTGGAGCAGAAGAAGCACTGGCTCGCTAATCTGACGTTCTTCGGTCCAAAGGACAACTCTGACACCGGCAATAAGCCCTTCTCGGTCAAGCGAACCACAAGCTATCCTGCCAGTGAGATTGCGATGACGGCAGATCTAGCGAAACTAAATTCCTGGACGGATGTGGAGTTTGACGACCGTGAGAAGAATCTACTTGACCTGGCTATCCTTGTGTTTGTAATTTGA